Proteins found in one Hippopotamus amphibius kiboko isolate mHipAmp2 chromosome 12, mHipAmp2.hap2, whole genome shotgun sequence genomic segment:
- the MANSC1 gene encoding MANSC domain-containing protein 1 isoform X1, protein MFFREGSSLIYTSVIICFLTLRLSTSQNCPTESLEDVVIDIQSSLSKGIRGNEPIHTLTQEDCINSCCSTKNISGDKACNLMIFDTRKTTKLPNCYLFFCPNEEACPLKPAKGLMSYRIIRDSPSLAGTDLPSQEVAQEESLFRGRSSQAVTRTPPPPTGDSKSTVSWGDAFSQKFGSSDHVEKRLQIDPESPHVTVYEEKDPSQKSPSSSEQTVAHLLPENGTVFPTTVAVASLHTIPATPKPASLPAANTAVMPSVTSQPPGATSAPPVAMVTNMTTIEVPTSIFRASTDSKGPPDMVPFRDISNLTLNAEATRHPATFPLSNVDSPATNTTASQEDGKASPGGPSLSSAPGSRHGLAFEQWLLVGTVLFGVLFLATGLGLLGRTLLESLRRKHYSRLDYLINGIYVDI, encoded by the exons atgttcttccGGGAAGGATCGAGCTTAATTTACACTTCTGTAATCATTTGTTTCCTAACACTAAGACTGTCCACCAGTCAGAACTGCCCCACCGAGAGCCTAGAGGATGTGGTCATTGACATCCAGTCATCCCTTTCCAAGGGAATCAGAGGCAATGAGCCCATACATACATTAACTCAAGAAGACTGCATTAATTCTTGCTGCTCAACAAAAAACATATCAG GGGACAAAGCATGTAACTTGATGATCTTCGACACTCGAAAAACAACTAAACTACCCAACTGCTACCTGTTTTTCTGTCCCAATGAGGAAGCCTGTCCCCTGAAACCAGCAAAGGGACTTATGAGTTACAGGATAATTAGAG ATTCTCCGTCTTTGGCCGGAACTGATTTGCCCAGCCAAGAGGTAGCCCAGGAAGAGTCCCTCTTCCGTGGCAGGTCTTCGCAGGCCGTCACTCGCACGCCCCCTCCTCCGACAGGTGATTCGAAGTCCACGGTCTCATGGGGAGATGCGTTTTCTCAGAAGTTTGGATCCTCAGATCACGTGGAGAAACGACTCCAGATTGATCCGGAGAGTCCACACGTGACTGTTTATGAAGAAAAAGACCCCTCTCAGAAGTCACCGTCTTCCTCAGAACAAACAGTAGCTCATCTGCTGCCTGAAAACGGGACAGTGTTCCCTACTACGGTGGCCGTTGCTTCTCTGCACACCATCCCGGCCACTCCAAAGCCTGCATCTCTCCCTGCCGCCAACACTGCGGTGATGCCTTCTgtgacttctcagcctccaggggCCACCTCCGCCCCACCTGTAGCCATGGTCACTAACATGACCACAATCGAGGTTCCAACTTCCATCTTTAGGGCATCGACAGACTCGAAAGGCCCACCAGACATGGTGCCCTTTAGAGACATTTCCAACCTGACTCTGAACGCAGAAGCTACCAGGCACCCCGCTACATTTCCTTTGTCCAATGTGGATTCTCCTGCTACAAATACAACAGCTTCCCAAGAAGATGGAAAGGCCAGTCCCGGAGGCCCCTCTCTGAGCAGCGCTCCAGGAAGCCGGCACGGCCTTGCATTTGAACAGTGGCTCCTGGTTGGGACTGTGCTCTTCGG